A genome region from Triticum aestivum cultivar Chinese Spring chromosome 2B, IWGSC CS RefSeq v2.1, whole genome shotgun sequence includes the following:
- the LOC123043860 gene encoding E3 ubiquitin-protein ligase DIS1 — protein MASAAYLDDIDAEVIDPPKIEMLDVTELVGDLIEHSPKPNVIVSSNVRELLECPVCLVAMYPPIHQCSNGHTICSGCKPRVHNRCPTCRSELGNIRCLALEKVAASLEVPCKFQNFGCVGIYPYYCKLKHESQCQYRPYTCPYAGSECTVTGDIPYLVNHLKDDHKVDMHSGSTFNHRYVKSNPHEVENATWMLTVFSCFGQYFCLHFEAFQLGMAPVYIAFLRFMGDDAEAKNYTYSLEVGGINRKMTWQGIPRSIRDSHRKVRDSYDGLIIQRNMALCFSGGDRKELKLRVTGRIWKEQ, from the exons ATGGCGTCAGCTgcctatcttgacgacattgatgCTGAAGTTATCGACCCTCCAAAGATTGAGATGTTAGATGTCACAGAACTCGTCGGTGATCTTATCGAGCACTCACCGAAACCAAATGTCATAGTTTCTAGCAATGTGCGTGAGCTATTGGAATGCCCTGTGTGTTTGGTCGCCATGTATCCTCCAATTCATCAG TGCTCCAATGGTCATACCATTTGTTCTGGATGCAAGCCAAGGGTTCATAATCGCTGTCCAACTTGCAGGAGTGAATTGGGTAACATAAGATGCCTTGCTCTAGAGAAGGTTGCTGCCTCTCTAGAGGTTCCATGCAAGTTCCAGAACTTTGGATGCGTGGGAATATATCCTTATTATTGCAAGCTGAAGCATGAATCACAGTGCCAATACAGACCCTACACTTGCCCATATGCGGGATCTGAATGCACTGTCACTGGTGACATTCCGTATCTAGTGAATCACTTGAAGGATGATCATAAGGTTGACATGCACAGTGGAAGCACCTTTAATCATCGCTATGTCAAATCAAATCCTCATGAAGTTGAGAATGCTACATGGATGCTTACG GTTTTCAGCTGCTTTGGGCAGTACTTCTGCCTGCACTTCGAGGCGTTCCAGCTGGGCATGGCGCCGGTCTACATCGCCTTCCTGAGGTTCATGGGAGACGACGCCGAGGCCAAGAACTATACCTACAGCCTGGAGGTCGGAGGCATCAACCGTAAGATGACCTGGCAGGGCATTCCTCGGAGCATCAGGGATAGCCACAGGAAAGTGCGGGACAGCTACGACGGGCTCATCATCCAGCGCAACATGGCCCTGTGCTTCTCCGGCGGCGACAGGAAGGAGCTCAAGCTGCGGGTCACCGGGAGGATTTGGAAGGAGCAGTGA
- the LOC123043861 gene encoding F-box protein SKIP5, whose translation MAKRLREAAPWGEAPGSPVNGLDDGCLMHIFSFLSPIPDRYNTALVCHRWRFLACHPRLWLRVERPLRDVKEPGVYPDLEAAISAARPGDTILIAAGGTYLACNIQIKKPLCIIGGGELPDDTVLTCSRGSDNALEFLSTCKIANLTIKAELGCCLLHRSGKLTIQECLLQCEPNPLDYLSFPIVSTAIEYNPLSSSLKEQQGHGVTVVRTRIEGGAKAIRTNGTLALQRVRAIYARRSVFFWFEVGEKLEPL comes from the exons ATGGCGAAGCGGCTGCGCGAGGCGGCGCCGTGGGGGGAGGCGCCGGGCTCGCCGGTGAACGGCCTGGACGACGGCTGCCTCATGCATATCTTCAGCTTCCTCAGCCCGATTCCAG ATAGGTATAACACCGCCCTCGTTTGCCACAGATGGCGCTTCCTTGCATGCCATCCTCGGTTGTGGTTGCGCGTTGAGAGGCCGCTCAGAGATGTAAAGGAGCCTGGAGTTTATCCAGATCTTGAGGCTGCTATTTCTGCTGCTAG GCCTGGTGACACTATTCTAATTGCTGCCGGTGGCACCTATCTTGCATGTAATATCCAAATAAAGAAGCCCCTTTGCATT ATTGGCGGGGGTGAGCTTCCTGATGACACTGTATTGACATGTTCCCGTGGCTCCGATAA TGCACTGGAGTTCCTTTCCACCTGCAAGATCGCGAACCTCACCATCAAGGCTGAGCTCGGATGCTGCCTGCTCCATCGGAGCGGCAAGCTAACTATTCAGGAGTGCTTGCTCCAGTGCGAGCCAAACCCTCTGGACTACCTGTCCTTCCCGATAGTCAGCACGGCGATCGAATACAATCCATTATCGTCGTCGCTCAAGGAGCAGCAGGGGCACGGCGTGACGGTCGTCCGCACCCGGATCGAAGGCGGCGCCAAGGCCATCCGGACCAACGGGACCCTGGCGCTGCAGCGCGTGCGGGCCATCTACGCCCGCAGGTCCGTCTTCTTCTGGTTCGAGGTAGGGGAGAAGCTGGAACCCCTGTGA